One stretch of Lagenorhynchus albirostris chromosome 13, mLagAlb1.1, whole genome shotgun sequence DNA includes these proteins:
- the FAM98A gene encoding protein FAM98A isoform X2 has translation METSPSEAEEFQLEVSGLLGEMNCPYLSLTSGDVTKRLLIQKNCLLLLTYLISELEAARMLCVNTLPKKAQEGGGSEVFQELKGICIALGMSKPPANITMFQFFSGIEKKLKETLAKVPPNHVGKPLLKKPMGPAHWEKIEAINQAVANEYEVRRKLLIKRLDVTVQSFGWSDRAKSQTEKLAKVYQPKRSVLSPKSTISVAHLLAARQDLSKILRTSSGSIREKTACAINKVLMGRVPDRGGRPNEIEPPPPEMPPWQKRQDGTQQPAGGRGAGRGGYEHASYGGRGGHEQGGGRGGRGGYDHGGRGGGRGNKHQGGWTDGGSGGGGGYQDGSYRDSGFQPGGYHGGHSGGYQGGGYGGFQTSTYTGSGYQGGGYQQDSRYQDGGHHGDRGSGRGGRGGRGGRGGGRAGQGGGWGGRGSQNYHQGGQFEQHFQHGGYQYNHSGFGQGRHYTS, from the exons ATGGAGACAA gCCCAAGTGAAGCTGAAGAATTCCAGCTTGAGGTGAGTGGGCTACTAGGGGAGATGAACTGTCCATATCTTTCACTGACATCTGGGGATGTGACCAAGCGCCTTCTCATTCAGAAGAACTGCCTCCTTTTGCTCA CATACCTCATCTCAGAACTAGAAGCTGCCAGAATGCTCTGTGTGAATACTCTTCCAAAAAAAGCTCAAGAAGGAGGCGGTAGTGAGGTCTTTCAAGAGTTGAAAGGCATATGTATTGCTCTAGGAATGTCCAAACCTCCAGCCAATATAACTATGTTCCAATTCTTCAGCGGGattgaaaaaaaa TTAAAGGAAACATTAGCAAAAGTTCCACCTAAtcatgtgggaaagcctttattgAAGAAGCCAATGGGACCAGCCCACTGG gaAAAGATAGAAGCAATTAACCAAGCCGTAGCCAATGAATATGAAGTTCGGAGAAAGCTGCTAATAAAACGTTTGGATGTCACTGTCCAGTCTTTTGGCTGGTCTGACAGAGCTAAG AGTCAGACAGAAAAATTAGCGAAGGTTTACCAGCCAAAACGCTCAGTCTTATCTCCTAAAAGTACTATTTCTGTTGCCCACCTTTTGGCCGCAAGACAAGACTTGTCAAAGATTTTAAGGACAAGCAGTGGCTCTATAAGAGAAAAGACTGCCTGTGCCATCAATAAG GTGTTGATGGGCAGGGTTCCTGACAGAGGAGGTAGGCCCAATGAAATTGAACCTCCACCCCCGGAGATGCCACCATGGCAGAAGAGGCAGGATGGCACCCAGCAGCCAGCAGGAGGCCGCGGAGCAGGGAGAGGTGGTTATGAACATGCCTCATACGGAGGGCGAGGAGGTCACGAacaaggaggggggaggggcggacGTGGTGGCTACGACCACGGTGGccgagggggaggaagaggaaataagcatcAAGGAGGCTGGACAGACGGAGGGAGTGGAGGGGGCGGTGGCTACCAAGATGGTAGTTACCGAGATTCCGGTTTCCAGCCGGGTGGCTATCACGGTGGCCACAGTGGTGGCTACCAGGGTGGTGGTTATGGTGGCTTCCAAACATCTACATATACAGGAAGTGGATACCAGGGTGGTGGATATCAGCAGGACAGTAGATACCAAGATGGAGGGCATCATGGTGATCGAGGCAGTGGTCGCGGAGGGAGAGGTGGTCGCGGAGGCCGAGGTGGTGGACGCGCAGGCCAGGGAGGAggttggggaggaagagggagccaGAATTATCACCAGGGAGGACAGTTTGAACAGCACTTCCAGCATGGAGGTTATCAGTATAATCATTCTGGATTTGGACAGGGCAGACATTATACTAGTTGA
- the FAM98A gene encoding protein FAM98A isoform X1, with protein sequence MECDLMETDILESLEDLGYKGPLLEDGALSQAVSAGASSPEFTKLCAWLVSELRVLCKLDENVQATNSPSEAEEFQLEVSGLLGEMNCPYLSLTSGDVTKRLLIQKNCLLLLTYLISELEAARMLCVNTLPKKAQEGGGSEVFQELKGICIALGMSKPPANITMFQFFSGIEKKLKETLAKVPPNHVGKPLLKKPMGPAHWEKIEAINQAVANEYEVRRKLLIKRLDVTVQSFGWSDRAKSQTEKLAKVYQPKRSVLSPKSTISVAHLLAARQDLSKILRTSSGSIREKTACAINKVLMGRVPDRGGRPNEIEPPPPEMPPWQKRQDGTQQPAGGRGAGRGGYEHASYGGRGGHEQGGGRGGRGGYDHGGRGGGRGNKHQGGWTDGGSGGGGGYQDGSYRDSGFQPGGYHGGHSGGYQGGGYGGFQTSTYTGSGYQGGGYQQDSRYQDGGHHGDRGSGRGGRGGRGGRGGGRAGQGGGWGGRGSQNYHQGGQFEQHFQHGGYQYNHSGFGQGRHYTS encoded by the exons ATGGAGTGTGACCTCATGGAGACTGACATCTTGGAGTCGTTGGAAGATCTCGG TTACAAGGGTCCATTGTTAGAAGATGGCGCTCTGTCTCAGGCAGTCTCTGCTGGAGCCAGTTCCCCTGAGTTTACCAAACTCTGTGCTTGGTTGGTGTCTGAATTAAGAGTGCTCTGTAAACTAGACGAAAATGTACAAGCAACTAACA gCCCAAGTGAAGCTGAAGAATTCCAGCTTGAGGTGAGTGGGCTACTAGGGGAGATGAACTGTCCATATCTTTCACTGACATCTGGGGATGTGACCAAGCGCCTTCTCATTCAGAAGAACTGCCTCCTTTTGCTCA CATACCTCATCTCAGAACTAGAAGCTGCCAGAATGCTCTGTGTGAATACTCTTCCAAAAAAAGCTCAAGAAGGAGGCGGTAGTGAGGTCTTTCAAGAGTTGAAAGGCATATGTATTGCTCTAGGAATGTCCAAACCTCCAGCCAATATAACTATGTTCCAATTCTTCAGCGGGattgaaaaaaaa TTAAAGGAAACATTAGCAAAAGTTCCACCTAAtcatgtgggaaagcctttattgAAGAAGCCAATGGGACCAGCCCACTGG gaAAAGATAGAAGCAATTAACCAAGCCGTAGCCAATGAATATGAAGTTCGGAGAAAGCTGCTAATAAAACGTTTGGATGTCACTGTCCAGTCTTTTGGCTGGTCTGACAGAGCTAAG AGTCAGACAGAAAAATTAGCGAAGGTTTACCAGCCAAAACGCTCAGTCTTATCTCCTAAAAGTACTATTTCTGTTGCCCACCTTTTGGCCGCAAGACAAGACTTGTCAAAGATTTTAAGGACAAGCAGTGGCTCTATAAGAGAAAAGACTGCCTGTGCCATCAATAAG GTGTTGATGGGCAGGGTTCCTGACAGAGGAGGTAGGCCCAATGAAATTGAACCTCCACCCCCGGAGATGCCACCATGGCAGAAGAGGCAGGATGGCACCCAGCAGCCAGCAGGAGGCCGCGGAGCAGGGAGAGGTGGTTATGAACATGCCTCATACGGAGGGCGAGGAGGTCACGAacaaggaggggggaggggcggacGTGGTGGCTACGACCACGGTGGccgagggggaggaagaggaaataagcatcAAGGAGGCTGGACAGACGGAGGGAGTGGAGGGGGCGGTGGCTACCAAGATGGTAGTTACCGAGATTCCGGTTTCCAGCCGGGTGGCTATCACGGTGGCCACAGTGGTGGCTACCAGGGTGGTGGTTATGGTGGCTTCCAAACATCTACATATACAGGAAGTGGATACCAGGGTGGTGGATATCAGCAGGACAGTAGATACCAAGATGGAGGGCATCATGGTGATCGAGGCAGTGGTCGCGGAGGGAGAGGTGGTCGCGGAGGCCGAGGTGGTGGACGCGCAGGCCAGGGAGGAggttggggaggaagagggagccaGAATTATCACCAGGGAGGACAGTTTGAACAGCACTTCCAGCATGGAGGTTATCAGTATAATCATTCTGGATTTGGACAGGGCAGACATTATACTAGTTGA